A single region of the Deltaproteobacteria bacterium genome encodes:
- a CDS encoding DUF559 domain-containing protein produces MSTLIDLSKSLRKNSTHTENDLWYYLRSRRLN; encoded by the coding sequence ATGAGTACTTTGATTGACCTTTCAAAATCTCTCAGGAAAAACTCAACCCACACAGAAAATGATCTTTGGTATTATTTAAGATCGAGGCGATTAAAT